A stretch of the Argentina anserina chromosome 6, drPotAnse1.1, whole genome shotgun sequence genome encodes the following:
- the LOC126799040 gene encoding GBF-interacting protein 1-like isoform X1 produces the protein MTSGGGFRVSSPTSVRKTIQDIKEITGNHSEDEIYAMLKECNMDPNETVQKLLLQDPFHEVKRKRDKRKENLNNKESAEPRWRPGMQGKGARGGRGNFSARHISHDAGGGRNSGPGTENGPAQVTEKGVAPSLPTSRETKTKERNLTTRTVPAIVGGPTNVVSGTTTMGPTSKSSSGTSADISLSLIGDNPGSLASPEDAKKDPRSAFGNEDLHEQAAPSSSSNSALPNPVSTLGVCFSSSDPVLVPSNDSRLPGSVGTIKREVATASEVGSSLAHGKTSKTLGVGKNQASDISHPSSTSTHGGSVSRPSSNYSSRSQQLTGTQKAVGTNKEWKPKPIVPAVVQGQATANIAASEVPADLVEVPSQSQPVSSVLDSEDATSKLQKKLDELQLPQRKLVILPNHIHVPESERNKLSFGSFGATFGVTNSYVSGPESEKSSTPRSETSQVIEESAEEQSSSNQYVLASADESDFPDCPQSPTQILENLSSGEGDVTSSAAQGHNEHKHDTVLASGGHQLPVANTAPNYSFGIVPPILGSQLAAFENSESQARDISRLPSFVVQQPFDPASYYAQFYRSGADSDGHLSPFPSPGVSTKYNGNVGVLPPSSLSPQEGGVLSAAGPTPLVTQASGLVQSSIAVTQQQPVPVFRSPAGMHISHYPNYIPYGHYYNPFYVPPPIHQYLGNGAFPQQPQAGGVYPAPPTAAATGVKYSLPQYKAGTNTGNSNHMGMASGYGPYGSSPAGYNPSPATTAGNTTTNEDLSTSQFKENNVYITGQQSEGSSVWIAAPNREMPSLTSSFYNLPTQSQHVTFTPTQASHGTFAGLYHPAQAVSAAAVHPLLQQSQPMAGAVDMVGPGGNVYQQPQHAQQMNWPSNY, from the exons ATGACCAGTGGTGGtgggtttagggtttcaaGCCCAACCAGTGTGAGGAAGACGATCCAGGACATCAAAGAGATCACAGGCAATCACAGCGAGGATGAAATCTATGCAATGCTCAAGGAATGTAACATGGATCCCAATGAGACCGTCCAGAAGCTTCTCCTTCAGG ATCCTTTTCATGAGGTAAAAAGGAAGCGTGACAAGAGAAAAGAG AATCTGAACAACAAGGAGTCTGCAGAGCCGCGGTGGAGACCTGGAATGCAGGGTAAGGGGGCTAGGGGTGGTCGGGGGAATTTTTCAGCTCGTCATATATCACATG ATGCTGGTGGCGGCAGGAACTCAGGTCCTGGAACTGAGAATGGACCTGCTCAGGTTACAGAGAAAGGTGTTGCCCCCTCTTTGCCAACCTCTCGGGAGACAAAAACTAAAGAGAGAAATCTCACAACAAG AACTGTACCTGCAATTGTGGGTGGTCCTACCAATGTGGTTTCTGGAACTACTACTATGGGGCCTACCTCGAAGTCATCTTCTGGAACTAGTGCTGATATAAGTTTATCATTGATTGGAGATAATCCGGGTAGCTTGGCCTCCCCAGAGGATGCAAAAAAAGATCCCAGGAGTGCATTTGGCAATGAGGACTTGCATGAGCAGGCTGCTCCAAGTTCCAGCAGTAACTCAGCTTTGCCAAACCCAGTGTCTACGTTGGGAGTATGCTTCTCCTCATCAGATCCTGTACTGGTGCCATCTAATGATTCACGGCTCCCAGGTTCTGTGGGCACAATCAAACGTGAAGTTGCGA CAGCTTCTGAGGTTGGCAGCTCTTTAGCACATGGAAAAACAAGCAAAACACTGGGAGTTGGGAAAAATCAGGCCTCTGATATTTCACATCCTTCATCTACATCAACTCATGGGGGTTCGGTTAGTCGGCCATCATCTAATTATAGTAGCCGGTCGCAGCAACTAACTGGCACCCAAAAAG CAGTTGGTACCAACAAGGAGTGGAAACCAAAGCCGATAGTTCCTGCTGTTGTTCAAGGGCAGGCAACAGCTAATATAGCTGCGTCTGAGGTGCCTGCTGATTTGGTAGAGGTTCCTTCACAGTCACAGCCTGTTTCAAGTGTCCTTGATTCGGAAGATGCAACTTCAAAACTGCAGAAGAAGCTAGATGAATTACAGCTTCCACAGCGCAAATTAGTTATTCTTCCGAATCATATACATGTTCCTGAGTCTGAGCGAAACAAGTTGAGTTTTGGAAGTTTTGGGGCAACATTTGGCGTAACAAATAGCTATGTCAGTGGTCCTGAGAGCGAGAAGAGCTCTACACCTCGATCTGAAACTTCTCAGGTTATTGAAGAATCTGCGGAGGAACAGTCCTCAAG CAATCAATATGTGTTGGCAAGTGCTGATGAGAGTGATTTTCCTGATTGTCCGCAATCACCGACACAAATACTTGAAAACCTATCATCTGGTGAGGGCGATGTCACATCCAGTGCAGCCCAAGGACATAATGAACATAAGCATGACACCGTATTGGCGTCCGGAGGTCATCAGCTCCCGGTGGCTAATACTGCTCCGAATTACAGTTTTGGAATTGTTCCTCCAATTTTAGGGAGTCAGCTTGCGGCATTTGAAAACTCCGAGTCTCAAGCACGTGATATATCTCGGCTTCCAAGCTTTGTT GTACAGCAACCTTTTGACCCAGCAAGTTATTATGCCCAATTTTACCGCTCAGGTGCTGATAGTGATGGCCATCTTTCTCCTTTTCCATCTCCTGGAGTGTCCACAAAGTATAATGGCAATGTTGGAGTATTGCCTCCAAGTTCTCTGTCTCCGCAAGAG GGTGGGGTTCTTTCGGCAGCTGGTCCAACACCATTGGTGACACAGGCTTCAGGGCTTGTGCAAAGCTCAATAGCTGTTACTCAGCAGCAGCCAGTTCCTGTCTTCCGATCACCAGCTGGGATGCACATATCTCATTATCCAAACTATATTCCTTACGGTCATTACTACAACCCATTCTACGTTCCACCTCCCATCCACCAATATTTGGGTAATGGGGCGTTTCCTCAACAACCTCAAGCAGGTGGTGTGTATCCAGCTCCACCAACAGCTGCTGCCACAGGAGTCAAATACTCTTTGCCACAATACAAAGCAGGGACTAATACAGGAAACTCAAATCACATGGGAATGGCAAGTGGATATGGCCCTTACGGCTCTTCCCCGGCTGGTTATAATCCCAGTCCTGCTACGACTGCGGGAAACACTACTACTAATGAAGATCTTAGCACATCTCAGTTCAAGGAGAATAATGTGTACATAACTGGACAGCAG AGTGAAGGTTCGTCCGTATGGATTGCTGCACCTAACCGAGAAATGCCAAGCTTAACAAGCTCATTTTACAACCTTCCCACTCAGAGTCAGCATGTGACTTTCACTCCGACGCAGGCCAGCCATGGTACTTTTGCTGGTCTATACCACCCTGCACAAGCAGTATCAGCTGCAGCCGTACATCCACTTCTGCAACAGTCCCAACCCATGGCTGGGGCCGTTGACATGGTGGGACCTGGGGGGAATGTTTATCAGCAGCCTCAGCACGCACAACAAATGAACTGGCCTAGTAACTACTGA
- the LOC126799040 gene encoding GBF-interacting protein 1-like isoform X2, whose product MTSGGGFRVSSPTSVRKTIQDIKEITGNHSEDEIYAMLKECNMDPNETVQKLLLQDPFHEVKRKRDKRKENLNNKESAEPRWRPGMQGKGARGGRGNFSARHISHDAGGGRNSGPGTENGPAQVTEKGVAPSLPTSRETKTKERNLTTRTVPAIVGGPTNVVSGTTTMGPTSKSSSGTSADISLSLIGDNPGSLASPEDAKKDPRSAFGNEDLHEQAAPSSSSNSALPNPVSTLGVCFSSSDPVLVPSNDSRLPGSVGTIKREVATASEVGSSLAHGKTSKTLGVGKNQASDISHPSSTSTHGGSVSRPSSNYSSRSQQLTGTQKVGTNKEWKPKPIVPAVVQGQATANIAASEVPADLVEVPSQSQPVSSVLDSEDATSKLQKKLDELQLPQRKLVILPNHIHVPESERNKLSFGSFGATFGVTNSYVSGPESEKSSTPRSETSQVIEESAEEQSSSNQYVLASADESDFPDCPQSPTQILENLSSGEGDVTSSAAQGHNEHKHDTVLASGGHQLPVANTAPNYSFGIVPPILGSQLAAFENSESQARDISRLPSFVVQQPFDPASYYAQFYRSGADSDGHLSPFPSPGVSTKYNGNVGVLPPSSLSPQEGGVLSAAGPTPLVTQASGLVQSSIAVTQQQPVPVFRSPAGMHISHYPNYIPYGHYYNPFYVPPPIHQYLGNGAFPQQPQAGGVYPAPPTAAATGVKYSLPQYKAGTNTGNSNHMGMASGYGPYGSSPAGYNPSPATTAGNTTTNEDLSTSQFKENNVYITGQQSEGSSVWIAAPNREMPSLTSSFYNLPTQSQHVTFTPTQASHGTFAGLYHPAQAVSAAAVHPLLQQSQPMAGAVDMVGPGGNVYQQPQHAQQMNWPSNY is encoded by the exons ATGACCAGTGGTGGtgggtttagggtttcaaGCCCAACCAGTGTGAGGAAGACGATCCAGGACATCAAAGAGATCACAGGCAATCACAGCGAGGATGAAATCTATGCAATGCTCAAGGAATGTAACATGGATCCCAATGAGACCGTCCAGAAGCTTCTCCTTCAGG ATCCTTTTCATGAGGTAAAAAGGAAGCGTGACAAGAGAAAAGAG AATCTGAACAACAAGGAGTCTGCAGAGCCGCGGTGGAGACCTGGAATGCAGGGTAAGGGGGCTAGGGGTGGTCGGGGGAATTTTTCAGCTCGTCATATATCACATG ATGCTGGTGGCGGCAGGAACTCAGGTCCTGGAACTGAGAATGGACCTGCTCAGGTTACAGAGAAAGGTGTTGCCCCCTCTTTGCCAACCTCTCGGGAGACAAAAACTAAAGAGAGAAATCTCACAACAAG AACTGTACCTGCAATTGTGGGTGGTCCTACCAATGTGGTTTCTGGAACTACTACTATGGGGCCTACCTCGAAGTCATCTTCTGGAACTAGTGCTGATATAAGTTTATCATTGATTGGAGATAATCCGGGTAGCTTGGCCTCCCCAGAGGATGCAAAAAAAGATCCCAGGAGTGCATTTGGCAATGAGGACTTGCATGAGCAGGCTGCTCCAAGTTCCAGCAGTAACTCAGCTTTGCCAAACCCAGTGTCTACGTTGGGAGTATGCTTCTCCTCATCAGATCCTGTACTGGTGCCATCTAATGATTCACGGCTCCCAGGTTCTGTGGGCACAATCAAACGTGAAGTTGCGA CAGCTTCTGAGGTTGGCAGCTCTTTAGCACATGGAAAAACAAGCAAAACACTGGGAGTTGGGAAAAATCAGGCCTCTGATATTTCACATCCTTCATCTACATCAACTCATGGGGGTTCGGTTAGTCGGCCATCATCTAATTATAGTAGCCGGTCGCAGCAACTAACTGGCACCCAAAAAG TTGGTACCAACAAGGAGTGGAAACCAAAGCCGATAGTTCCTGCTGTTGTTCAAGGGCAGGCAACAGCTAATATAGCTGCGTCTGAGGTGCCTGCTGATTTGGTAGAGGTTCCTTCACAGTCACAGCCTGTTTCAAGTGTCCTTGATTCGGAAGATGCAACTTCAAAACTGCAGAAGAAGCTAGATGAATTACAGCTTCCACAGCGCAAATTAGTTATTCTTCCGAATCATATACATGTTCCTGAGTCTGAGCGAAACAAGTTGAGTTTTGGAAGTTTTGGGGCAACATTTGGCGTAACAAATAGCTATGTCAGTGGTCCTGAGAGCGAGAAGAGCTCTACACCTCGATCTGAAACTTCTCAGGTTATTGAAGAATCTGCGGAGGAACAGTCCTCAAG CAATCAATATGTGTTGGCAAGTGCTGATGAGAGTGATTTTCCTGATTGTCCGCAATCACCGACACAAATACTTGAAAACCTATCATCTGGTGAGGGCGATGTCACATCCAGTGCAGCCCAAGGACATAATGAACATAAGCATGACACCGTATTGGCGTCCGGAGGTCATCAGCTCCCGGTGGCTAATACTGCTCCGAATTACAGTTTTGGAATTGTTCCTCCAATTTTAGGGAGTCAGCTTGCGGCATTTGAAAACTCCGAGTCTCAAGCACGTGATATATCTCGGCTTCCAAGCTTTGTT GTACAGCAACCTTTTGACCCAGCAAGTTATTATGCCCAATTTTACCGCTCAGGTGCTGATAGTGATGGCCATCTTTCTCCTTTTCCATCTCCTGGAGTGTCCACAAAGTATAATGGCAATGTTGGAGTATTGCCTCCAAGTTCTCTGTCTCCGCAAGAG GGTGGGGTTCTTTCGGCAGCTGGTCCAACACCATTGGTGACACAGGCTTCAGGGCTTGTGCAAAGCTCAATAGCTGTTACTCAGCAGCAGCCAGTTCCTGTCTTCCGATCACCAGCTGGGATGCACATATCTCATTATCCAAACTATATTCCTTACGGTCATTACTACAACCCATTCTACGTTCCACCTCCCATCCACCAATATTTGGGTAATGGGGCGTTTCCTCAACAACCTCAAGCAGGTGGTGTGTATCCAGCTCCACCAACAGCTGCTGCCACAGGAGTCAAATACTCTTTGCCACAATACAAAGCAGGGACTAATACAGGAAACTCAAATCACATGGGAATGGCAAGTGGATATGGCCCTTACGGCTCTTCCCCGGCTGGTTATAATCCCAGTCCTGCTACGACTGCGGGAAACACTACTACTAATGAAGATCTTAGCACATCTCAGTTCAAGGAGAATAATGTGTACATAACTGGACAGCAG AGTGAAGGTTCGTCCGTATGGATTGCTGCACCTAACCGAGAAATGCCAAGCTTAACAAGCTCATTTTACAACCTTCCCACTCAGAGTCAGCATGTGACTTTCACTCCGACGCAGGCCAGCCATGGTACTTTTGCTGGTCTATACCACCCTGCACAAGCAGTATCAGCTGCAGCCGTACATCCACTTCTGCAACAGTCCCAACCCATGGCTGGGGCCGTTGACATGGTGGGACCTGGGGGGAATGTTTATCAGCAGCCTCAGCACGCACAACAAATGAACTGGCCTAGTAACTACTGA
- the LOC126799040 gene encoding GBF-interacting protein 1-like isoform X3 yields MTSGGGFRVSSPTSVRKTIQDIKEITGNHSEDEIYAMLKECNMDPNETVQKLLLQDPFHEVKRKRDKRKENLNNKESAEPRWRPGMQGKGARGGRGNFSARHISHDAGGGRNSGPGTENGPAQVTEKGVAPSLPTSRETKTKERNLTTRTVPAIVGGPTNVVSGTTTMGPTSKSSSGTSADISLSLIGDNPGSLASPEDAKKDPRSAFGNEDLHEQAAPSSSSNSALPNPVSTLGVCFSSSDPVLVPSNDSRLPGSVGTIKREVATSEVGSSLAHGKTSKTLGVGKNQASDISHPSSTSTHGGSVSRPSSNYSSRSQQLTGTQKAVGTNKEWKPKPIVPAVVQGQATANIAASEVPADLVEVPSQSQPVSSVLDSEDATSKLQKKLDELQLPQRKLVILPNHIHVPESERNKLSFGSFGATFGVTNSYVSGPESEKSSTPRSETSQVIEESAEEQSSSNQYVLASADESDFPDCPQSPTQILENLSSGEGDVTSSAAQGHNEHKHDTVLASGGHQLPVANTAPNYSFGIVPPILGSQLAAFENSESQARDISRLPSFVVQQPFDPASYYAQFYRSGADSDGHLSPFPSPGVSTKYNGNVGVLPPSSLSPQEGGVLSAAGPTPLVTQASGLVQSSIAVTQQQPVPVFRSPAGMHISHYPNYIPYGHYYNPFYVPPPIHQYLGNGAFPQQPQAGGVYPAPPTAAATGVKYSLPQYKAGTNTGNSNHMGMASGYGPYGSSPAGYNPSPATTAGNTTTNEDLSTSQFKENNVYITGQQSEGSSVWIAAPNREMPSLTSSFYNLPTQSQHVTFTPTQASHGTFAGLYHPAQAVSAAAVHPLLQQSQPMAGAVDMVGPGGNVYQQPQHAQQMNWPSNY; encoded by the exons ATGACCAGTGGTGGtgggtttagggtttcaaGCCCAACCAGTGTGAGGAAGACGATCCAGGACATCAAAGAGATCACAGGCAATCACAGCGAGGATGAAATCTATGCAATGCTCAAGGAATGTAACATGGATCCCAATGAGACCGTCCAGAAGCTTCTCCTTCAGG ATCCTTTTCATGAGGTAAAAAGGAAGCGTGACAAGAGAAAAGAG AATCTGAACAACAAGGAGTCTGCAGAGCCGCGGTGGAGACCTGGAATGCAGGGTAAGGGGGCTAGGGGTGGTCGGGGGAATTTTTCAGCTCGTCATATATCACATG ATGCTGGTGGCGGCAGGAACTCAGGTCCTGGAACTGAGAATGGACCTGCTCAGGTTACAGAGAAAGGTGTTGCCCCCTCTTTGCCAACCTCTCGGGAGACAAAAACTAAAGAGAGAAATCTCACAACAAG AACTGTACCTGCAATTGTGGGTGGTCCTACCAATGTGGTTTCTGGAACTACTACTATGGGGCCTACCTCGAAGTCATCTTCTGGAACTAGTGCTGATATAAGTTTATCATTGATTGGAGATAATCCGGGTAGCTTGGCCTCCCCAGAGGATGCAAAAAAAGATCCCAGGAGTGCATTTGGCAATGAGGACTTGCATGAGCAGGCTGCTCCAAGTTCCAGCAGTAACTCAGCTTTGCCAAACCCAGTGTCTACGTTGGGAGTATGCTTCTCCTCATCAGATCCTGTACTGGTGCCATCTAATGATTCACGGCTCCCAGGTTCTGTGGGCACAATCAAACGTGAAGTTGCGA CTTCTGAGGTTGGCAGCTCTTTAGCACATGGAAAAACAAGCAAAACACTGGGAGTTGGGAAAAATCAGGCCTCTGATATTTCACATCCTTCATCTACATCAACTCATGGGGGTTCGGTTAGTCGGCCATCATCTAATTATAGTAGCCGGTCGCAGCAACTAACTGGCACCCAAAAAG CAGTTGGTACCAACAAGGAGTGGAAACCAAAGCCGATAGTTCCTGCTGTTGTTCAAGGGCAGGCAACAGCTAATATAGCTGCGTCTGAGGTGCCTGCTGATTTGGTAGAGGTTCCTTCACAGTCACAGCCTGTTTCAAGTGTCCTTGATTCGGAAGATGCAACTTCAAAACTGCAGAAGAAGCTAGATGAATTACAGCTTCCACAGCGCAAATTAGTTATTCTTCCGAATCATATACATGTTCCTGAGTCTGAGCGAAACAAGTTGAGTTTTGGAAGTTTTGGGGCAACATTTGGCGTAACAAATAGCTATGTCAGTGGTCCTGAGAGCGAGAAGAGCTCTACACCTCGATCTGAAACTTCTCAGGTTATTGAAGAATCTGCGGAGGAACAGTCCTCAAG CAATCAATATGTGTTGGCAAGTGCTGATGAGAGTGATTTTCCTGATTGTCCGCAATCACCGACACAAATACTTGAAAACCTATCATCTGGTGAGGGCGATGTCACATCCAGTGCAGCCCAAGGACATAATGAACATAAGCATGACACCGTATTGGCGTCCGGAGGTCATCAGCTCCCGGTGGCTAATACTGCTCCGAATTACAGTTTTGGAATTGTTCCTCCAATTTTAGGGAGTCAGCTTGCGGCATTTGAAAACTCCGAGTCTCAAGCACGTGATATATCTCGGCTTCCAAGCTTTGTT GTACAGCAACCTTTTGACCCAGCAAGTTATTATGCCCAATTTTACCGCTCAGGTGCTGATAGTGATGGCCATCTTTCTCCTTTTCCATCTCCTGGAGTGTCCACAAAGTATAATGGCAATGTTGGAGTATTGCCTCCAAGTTCTCTGTCTCCGCAAGAG GGTGGGGTTCTTTCGGCAGCTGGTCCAACACCATTGGTGACACAGGCTTCAGGGCTTGTGCAAAGCTCAATAGCTGTTACTCAGCAGCAGCCAGTTCCTGTCTTCCGATCACCAGCTGGGATGCACATATCTCATTATCCAAACTATATTCCTTACGGTCATTACTACAACCCATTCTACGTTCCACCTCCCATCCACCAATATTTGGGTAATGGGGCGTTTCCTCAACAACCTCAAGCAGGTGGTGTGTATCCAGCTCCACCAACAGCTGCTGCCACAGGAGTCAAATACTCTTTGCCACAATACAAAGCAGGGACTAATACAGGAAACTCAAATCACATGGGAATGGCAAGTGGATATGGCCCTTACGGCTCTTCCCCGGCTGGTTATAATCCCAGTCCTGCTACGACTGCGGGAAACACTACTACTAATGAAGATCTTAGCACATCTCAGTTCAAGGAGAATAATGTGTACATAACTGGACAGCAG AGTGAAGGTTCGTCCGTATGGATTGCTGCACCTAACCGAGAAATGCCAAGCTTAACAAGCTCATTTTACAACCTTCCCACTCAGAGTCAGCATGTGACTTTCACTCCGACGCAGGCCAGCCATGGTACTTTTGCTGGTCTATACCACCCTGCACAAGCAGTATCAGCTGCAGCCGTACATCCACTTCTGCAACAGTCCCAACCCATGGCTGGGGCCGTTGACATGGTGGGACCTGGGGGGAATGTTTATCAGCAGCCTCAGCACGCACAACAAATGAACTGGCCTAGTAACTACTGA
- the LOC126801181 gene encoding heterogeneous nuclear ribonucleoprotein 1-like — MASKKGDFNPHSGDGASPGKIFIGGLAKNTTLETFIKHFEKYGEIIDSVIMKDRQTGIPRGFGFITYSDPSVVDQVIQETHVINDKQVEIKRTIPKGAGQANDFKTKKVFVGGIPRTVTEDELKDFFSKYGNVEEHQIIREHATNRSRGFGFVVFESEKVVDNLLANGNKIDMDGTQVEIKKAEPKKASNPAHVPAFSRDSRPQPYPASYDLAGNTYSGYGLPPYGPPSYRSHGDFGNRFDNYNGYSDANDIGVGFEGIRGGPFPGYHGDSSFGYPSRFSSYRGGLGEGYGGNGLGAYGREARGYGSYAGAVSGDGYESGPGASYEGPRGLYGASRGAGYGGSSRYHPYGR; from the exons ATGGCTTCCAAGAAAGGCGACTTCAACCCTCACTCCGGCGACGGCGCTAGCCCTGG AAAAATCTTCATCGGAGGCTTGGCCAAAAACACCACCCTCG AGACGTTCATTAAGCACTTTGAGAAGTACGGGGAGATTATAGACTCTGTGATCATGAAGGACCGCCAAACCGGGATCCCTCGGGGTTTCGGCTTCATTACATACTCCGATCCCTCTGTTGTTGATCAGGTTATCCAAGAGACTCACGTCATTAATGACAAGCAG GTTGAGATTAAGAGAACTATTCCGAAAGGTGCTGGGCAGGCTAACGATTTCAAGACTAAGAAAGTTTTTGTAGGCGGGATTCCGAGAACTGTTACGGAAG ATGAACTGAAGGATTTCTTTTCTAAGTATGGTAATGTGGAGGAGCATCAGATCATACGCGAGCATGCCACTAACCGCTCTCGAGGGTTTGGATTTGTTGTTTTCGAGAGTGAAAAAGTTGTTGATAACTTGCTGGCCAATGGTAACAAAATTGATATGGATGGAACACAG GTTGAGATCAAGAAGGCTGAACCGAAGAAGGCCTCAAACCCTGCTCATGTTCCTGCCTTCAGTAGAGACTCTAGGCCACAACCATACCCTGCTAGTTATGATTTAGCTGGTAACACATATAGTGGTTATGGCCTTCCTCCTTATGGCCCTCCTTCCTATAGGTCACATGGGGATTTTGGCAATAGGTTTGATAATTACAATGGTTATTCAGATGCTAATGACATTGGTGTTGGTTTCGAGGGTATCCGAGGTGGTCCTTTTCCTGGTTATCATGGAGATTCTTCATTTGGGTATCCTAGTAGATTTTCATCCTATCGTGGTGGGCTTGGTGAGGGATATGGTGGTAACGGGTTAGGTGCATATGGGCGTGAAGCTCGGGGCTATGGAAGTTATGCCGGTGCAGTCTCAGGTGATGGTTATGAATCAGGGCCTGGTGCTAGTTATGAAGGTCCACGAGGCTTGTATGGAGCTAGTAGGGGGGCAGGTTATGGTGGCAGTAGTCGTTACCACCCTTATGGAAGGTAG